Proteins from a genomic interval of Papaver somniferum cultivar HN1 chromosome 4, ASM357369v1, whole genome shotgun sequence:
- the LOC113274164 gene encoding uncharacterized protein LOC113274164: MEEKLNSEVMVKGLDYFPSGSVIDGISAALLARCQIKKICATLCVTWPQNGYSVHSVKGLVQWLCCREWLGHEGDVVMQVELMLLLVSMVLHMIMQVMQMQIW, from the exons ATGGAGGAGAAGTTAAATAGTGAAGTGATGGTGAAAGGCTTGGATTATTTTCCATCTGGAAGTGTTATTGACGGAATTtctgctgctcttcttgctcgttgtcaAATTAAGAAGATTTGTGCAACGTTATGCGTTACCTGGCCCCAAAATGGTTATTCT GTCCATTCCGTCAAAGGGTT GGTGCAATGGTTGTGCTGCAGAGAATGGTTAGGTCATGAAGGAGATGTTGTGATGCAGGTGGAGTTGATGTTGCTGCTTGTCAGTATGGTACTACACATGATTATGCAAGTGATGCAGATGCAGATTTGGTGA
- the LOC113274165 gene encoding uncharacterized protein LOC113274165 produces MKSTSTTMGKNLGMRFKRIAEAFNEGAKARMCAESSGSEHSAVGDNTTSPDDLSDLVDSFLERGYDDNEIEFQEHEKKVVKVKEKKKGADDDDLDEFMDDSETKDMLKDLLLGFGDGDSQVRRKIRDETEVAFKDIGMSSSEDGFKRRLMTRLRQRGFDAGLCKSRWEKTGRFPAGTFEYVDVIVSGNRYIVEVNLVGEFAIARPTNRYITLLEEFPQIFVGKPDKLKQVVRIMCEASKQSLKKNDMHIPPWRRNGYMQAKWLSMYKRTINSVAGMVVSGSGTGRRSVGFDTIPVPVKVYYCRDELERRRDVGMGKKVGRLGQLLI; encoded by the exons ATgaaatcaacatcaacaacaatggGGAAAAATCTAGGAATGAGATTTAAGAGAATAGCAGAAGCGTTTAATGAAGGAGCTAAGGCAAGAATGTGTGCAGAGAGTAGCGGAAGTGAACATTCAGCAGTAGGGGATAATACTACTTCACCTGATGATCTTTCTGACTTGGTTGATTCGTTTCTTGAGCGAGGATATGATGATAATGAAATCGAGTTTCAAGAGCATGAAAAAAAGGTAGTTAAAgttaaagagaagaagaaaggagctgatgatgatgatttggaTGAGTTTATGGATGATTCTGAAACTAAAGATATGTTAAAAGACCTGTTATTAGGATTTGGAGATGGTGATTCTCAAGTTAGAAGAAAAATTCGCGATGAAACCGAAGTAGCTTTTAAAGATATCGGAATGAGTTCTTCTGAAGACGGATTTAAGAGACGATTAATGACTAGATTACGTCAAAGAGGTTTTGATGCAG GTCTCTGCAAATCGAGATGGGAAAAGACGGGTCGATTTCCAGCTGGAACCTTCGAGTATGTAGATGTGATTGTCTCAGGAAACCGTTACATTGTTGAAGTAAATCTTGTTGGAGAATTCGCCATTGCTAGACCAACGAATCGTTACATTACTTTGCTTGAAGAATTTccacaaatatttgtggggaaaCCAGATAAACTAAAACAAGTAGTGAGAATAATGTGCGAGGCTAGTAAGCAATCGTTGAAGAAAAATGATATGCACATTCCACCGTGGAGAAGAAATGGGTATATGCAAGCGAAATGGCTTAGCATGTACAAGAGAACGATCAATTCTGTTGCGGGTATGGTTGTGTCAGGTTCGGGAACTGGCAGACGGTCGGTCGGATTTGACACAATTCCAGTACCTGTAAAGGTCTATTATTGTAGAGATGAGTTAGAGCGGAGAAGGGATGTGGGAATGGGTAAGAAAGTTGGTCGGTTGGGCCAATTATTAATTTGA